CCCTGGTGAACGGGCCGGGCCGGGATGACGAGCGCCGAGAATTACCGGGCCATCGTGCGCTACCTGACCCACCGGAAGCAGCCGTACGCGGCGGGCACGGCCGAGCACACCAAGCGGGCCATCCGCAAGGCCGCCGCCTGCTACGTCTTCCGGGACGGGCTGCTCTTCTACCAGCGGCGGCGGCGGGACAGCGGGCGGCTGGACGagctggaggtggtggtggaggagccgCGGCGCCGGGAGATCTTCCGGCGCTGCCACATCAGCCGGAGCGGCCGCCACTACTCGAGGGAGATCACAGGCATCAATGTCAGCAGCGGCTACTGGTGGAGAGGCGAGTGGGGCAAAtaccggggaggggggggggtgttggttggttggttggttgggggggatgttggttggtgggggggacggagggaggggaggtggttggttggagggtgggggttggttgggggggtggagggaggggggtggggtgtgggggttggttggggggggtggagggagggggggttgggggttggggggggtggagggagggggggttgggggtgggggggggttgggtgttggggggcgtggagggagggggggttgggggtggggggggttgggggatgggggggtggagggagggtggggtggggggtgttggggggtgagggggtggagggagcggggagggaggggggtgggggggtggagggagggggggttgggggggtggagggaggggggggcgtggagagaggaggggggggtaaAGGGTGTGGAGGCTGGCTTGAAGTGGTCAATCATTGACCACtccgaaggacaagggcagcaggtcccATGGGAAatgaccaccacctgcaagtcaatCATTgatcacctcgaaggacaagggcagcaggtcccATGGGAAatgatcaccacctgcaagtcaatCATTGACCACCccgaaggagaagggcagcaggtcCCGTGGGGGAATgaccaccagctgcaagtcaaTCATTGACCACcccaaaggacaagggcagcaggcccCATGGGGAatgaccaccacctgcaagtgcccCTCATCCTGATAGAAATATATAACATCATCTCCAGGTTGAAATCTTTCCAGCGTCTCCCACCTCCCAAGGataattattttccttttcttttttataTAAATAGGGGATTAATAAACACATGCGTGGGGAGCATTAAATATAGGTCTGAGGGTCACTGAATGTAATAAGTGTAGATTTATACAGAAGCTGAGAGCAAAGAGCAGTCACAGACATACGTGACCTGAGGGGACTGTAATGACTCTAGGTACACAGGACCTATATACAATCAAAACTGGTCTTTTCACAGacgctgacagacctgctgtgcatttccagttTCAACTTTTTATCTTCTAGGTAGATGTATGTTTCCAGATTTTGTGATCTGGTGTCTAATTTACAGCCCACAGTCTGCACAACAACTTATTTCCAAAGCTGCTATTTGATTAATGCTAACCAAACAGCTCCATCCACTACCAAGCTAACTTTGAATTGCTGTTTTCACTAAGGTGTTGAACAATACTGGTCGACCTTAATTGAAATAGCATTTTACAAAGAAAAACTTTGCAGTGTTCAAAAACCTCATCTGCTCAATCATTTTTCATCCCCTCAATGCAGTAGTAGTTGTTGTTTGATAGGAAATATATAATTTTTAACTTAAAACGAGGCCCCCCCAAAATGTATGCTTGCTTGAAAATCCAGCAAAGGTTAAGTTCAGGTTTAAAATGTACCATCCTTTATTACACTTTGTAGATTTATGGACGATTCACACTATGACTTTAGCATTGGTGTAAAGCTGTTTGTGCATTGTATTAATGTTAAAGTTGTGGCGTGATATTAGGCTGCCAAATCCCAATCTAACTGCAGAGCAAAATGAGAACTCCCTCCTCCAAGGAGTCTCAACCCGCTTCTTCTTCTATGAGGTATGGCTTTGATACCAGACTCAGGCTGCtgtaacacagcagcagcaacagcacaccAAGCCATAGTTACATTGTAAATGCACCCTAAGATAACACAGGTACATTTAAACATTTGCAGTTTCTATTGCTTCCAAACTGTTGGTGTTTAAAGAAAGCATTTCATTTGCTACCTCTGCCTATCCCACAGTATCTCATCTGCATTCCAGAACAGGTTGGGTCAATTGTCTGGTTGTTAATTGAATGGCTAATTATTTGATAGTTTTTCTTCATGCTTAATTTGTAAATGTTCTTGAGATAAAATTGTGTTCTTTTAATAGGAATTTTGAGCCAAATCTCACAGTTTGTCAAACAGTGTGAAGTGTGCAGGTCAGGTGCAGACAAAATCTGCCATCTGTCAGAAGACCTGCCCGCAGACTTAGAAATAGGCCAAGAGACTGTCAAAAGGGAAGAAGCTTCAGCAGCAAGACCTAACCAGAATAATCTGGAAGACCATATGGGAGCACAACACATTCAGGGAAATGAAAAGCACTTTACCAATCAACACTCTCATCAGGTGAGTACAGTTTGGGGGCGGGTGGTTTAAATCTTTTTTCTGGAGAAAGCTTGCTATCTTCATTTTAACTGGAATGTTTCACAGTTGGAAAATACTCCAGGTTGAAATCGGCTGAGCCAGCTTTCAAGCTGGAGCATTTCGTGATAGTGCAACATTTCGATTCAAATGGAGAAGCCAATGAGATTCCCTGTCTCTTCTGCCACTTAGAATGGCAAAATGCATGCCTTTTAGAAAAACCCAACAGTAACTTTAATAGCTCTGTGCAACTAGCCAAACAAAACTATTAACAACAGCCATAAGAGTACCAATGGGCAGGAACAGAGtaaaaatgcatttaaaataatggGTTTAAAATAGACACTTCCAAAAACTTCCCAGGATAACTACATATTTCAAGACAATTTTGTATCTGATTTGTTTAGTGTTTGATGCTTATAAACTGTTCAAGCTGATGTGAAATCAGTTTatagtggggcggggggtggtgatgTTTTGAAGGCATTTTTTATGTTCAAAATCTTGAATATATGCTTGGAAAATCTTAGGCTGAGCTTCAGAGGATTGTAAAACAGACCTCCACTGGACACAGCCGTGTTGTGCTAGATCAGCTGAATGAGCAGCGGAATCTAAATAAGTTTTGTGACATTGCCTTGCTTATCGAGGGAGAGGAGTACCGGGCACACAAGTCTGTGCTGGCTGCCAACAGCAAGTACTTCCAGGATCTCTTCACCGAGAAAGGAGCTACTGCCAGTCAGGAAGCAGTAGTGGAGTTGGCAGGTAAAGAAAATGTCTATTCCTGTCATGACTCAGCAATGACTCCTGGTAACATGCAACCTGATGCACCGTCACTGGTGTTGTGTTTGTAACTGGTTGACGAAGACCTGTCACTTTTACAAGTGTTGGCTGGGAGGGAGACAGCAGTACTTTCTGTGCATGTTTCTAATGGTGTACACAGAGCCATGTGATTGATTCCTGGGGACAGAAGACTGAGTTAAGAGCAAAACTGTAGAAACCTGGCCTATTCAGTTTTGAAAAGATGTCACCAAGAGGTGATCTTAAGAATCATGCAGCACGGTGAATAGTATAGAAATAATTAATCTAGAACACTACTTCAAATTGAAATATTGACATTAGGACATAAGGCGACAAAAACTCAAACTAGCAAAAGACTAGTTTAGGACTGATATCAGTAAGTTTGACTTTGGATGAGAAGTGATTGACATATTGGGAATGAATTTTTTTCAGGAAGGCAAAATGCTTGGAATCATTTCCGATCCAGTTGGATACTGTGATAGAGTGTAGGGTCTTTCCAGTTGATGAACTGAAAGTTCTTCCTCGTCTCAATCGATATTGTGAAAACACTAGAATTGGTATTACTGTTTTAGCGGTCTAAAGAGAAGGGAAATTGGTTGTTGGCTGCCTAGTTTTTTTTGCCAGATTAAACTGCTGGTGGCTATGTAACCCAGTTGTATAATTAGACTGAAATGAGTGTGTATTGATGGAAAAAGGTTGCTCTCGTGAAAAgtgaaaagcttgcatttatatggtgcctttcacaacctcaggacgccccaaagcattttacaaccaagatttttttttgaaaagtcagtcactgttgtaaacagTGACTCTATTTAGTTCGTACAATGTGAAGCTGAGATACTAGTTGCTATGATTGAAAGCTACAATTACAGTTGCAATTTCTATTCTTTTAGTCTTGAATTAGTAGGATCAATACTTGGGTTTGCACCATGGCTtcaactccaacaagttagtgaGAGGAAATAAACCAAGTTGGATGAGGAAAAAAATTGGATTTGTTTATGATGCTCTCCACAATAAAAAATAATTTGAGGCTTGGGGTGAAAACAGTTTATATTGAATTTTTTTGCATGAATAAAAAGTTTTCTGCAAATGTGAACCAGTCACAATTTTGTTAATGTTTCAAATAGTATAACTGAACTAATTTTTGCCCATGAATGTGTTGTTTTTTTCCTTTTGACTTGCTGTTGCAGGCTTTGCAAAACCAAGCTTTTTACCTTTGTTGGATTTCTGTTATACATCCTGCTTGACAATTGAAATGCTTCACCTGGTTGACATCATTAGTGTTGCTGAGCATCTCAAGATGGAGGAAGTTATCAGCTTGTGTAAACAGATTCAGCTGGAAATGGAAATTAAGGAAGAAAGCTGTGAAAACAGGTCATATAATTCAGCTAGCAAAGGCTATGCTTGTACTTCGAAGCAAATTAAGTTGTCGACCAGCAAAGCTGCAAATCAAAAGGCCTTTGGGAAAGAATCTGCTCTAATCTCTCAACTCTTTGAACTTCCTATCAAAACAGGTGATAAGTGCAGTATAGTTGGAGGTAATCAATCTCACAGAGTTGATGAAAGAGGAAGCATTGTCAACAAAGACCAGAAAAGATTTAGTTGGAGAGGTTCAGATAATGGAGTTGCTTTGCAAGCATTTGATGATGAAGACTATTGTGTGGCAATGAGTGATGATGAAAATGCAAAAACTAATGTGGAAAATCAGTATAACCATAGGGCTCAAAATCCAGAAGTAGAAGTAACACTGGGGATGGACTGCATCTCAGCAAATGACGATAACTTTATTACTGGCAGCCTGAAAAGATCAGGAGTGATCAGACCTGTAAACCAAAAGGTGAGTGAGGCTAACTCCTTAATTCAATAGTGGTGGATACTGAGTCACAGGGCCAAGTAAAGTCATAGTGAGTGTTAATATTAAAAGTGGTCACTGACTGAAGAATGGGAAATAGAAACCCTTGAGCAGCATAACTTTGCTTTTCTGCTGCATAAGGGTCTGGCAGTGTTATAGGTTGGGCAAAGAAAGTAATCAGAATAATGGAATTTGAAATCTTGATTTGAACGTGAAACTTCATTTtcataatatggtgcccagcactAGTTTAGATTATATGTGCATCAAAAATATTGATTTATCAAAAATAGTAGAATGTAGTTATTTGTCCTATGGAAGTAGGGTTGTCCTAAGATAGATCATCTGTAATTGTAAATGAACAGCCTGCTGGTGGGGGATAATGGCCTGTTCCTTTAATAATTTTATTTTGCTGTACGTGATCGGTTTAAAATTGTTTTTAATACTGTATTTTATGCCGGATGCGTGGAGCCTGCAAAGTTTCTTTCTTTGCCTGATTTCACTCTTGTCACACCATAGAATCTATAATACATATTCTTGAGGAATTGCTATTTGCCTGTTCCTTTTTATTAGGCTCATCAAAAGCGGCTGAAGCGATGGAAACATTTGGccatcaagtcactcaccaagATGAAGGATGGGAACGCTGCCAGTTTTACCTGTACCGAGTGCGGTGAATCATTCCAGTCAGCTTGGAACCTACAGAAGCATGTGGAATTGCATGGGAAAACAAAAGGATTCAAGTGTGCAGTAAGTCCACCCTGAGGATTCTTACTCTATTCTTAGCAGCGATCCATTGTGCACAGTTGTAGATCTCTGATCGATAGGGCAAGTGATCTGGTACAACCTGACATCCTGCATATTTCCACAGTAACTTCATGCCCTAAGGTTTGCTGCCTGGTAACTGCATTCATATAAAAGACCACAGAGGCAGTGTCAGTATGGAAACACTAACAAACAAGTGAAGCAGATACTCAGTCGTGTGCTGTTTTAACTTGACATTACAATTAAGAGCTCTTTCTTGATGCTTTTCCTTCCCTAggtgatgctctgtaactacaaagctgaaaaaagaaatctttttattaagagcttccctCACATTGAGGAGGTTTCAGGGCAATCAACATCCAACAGCcagctctgaaaactctgctcacattttgacagctgagacaatccacaacattcttaaGTCAATTCACCCTATCTCCCATTGTTAACAGATCCTTTAGGATCCGGAGCAGATCCAGATCTTTGTCAAAAACTACgcagttcttccttgggccataccctaCCTCTGTACCATGTTTCGTTAAAATCTGTCCAGTACCTTTTGCAGACAAACCGACTAACAAACCTTGAGTGGCAGAGGTAATGATTACTCTGCAGCTCCACCTACTGTTAGATTTCTCCTCCTCTTTGCACTTGGAGTCTGCAGAGttctaacttttttttaactAAGTGATGACCTCCGACATGGTAATGAATAGCTGTTCTCGGTAAACTTCTTGGGGGAAATTTGGCTTGTGACTTGGAGTGTGGAATCAATTATTATCCACATCTTTATTTTCTTCAGTAAGAGCCCCAGGGCCTGCCATTTTGTGTTCCCAGCCCAGACTCCTGCAACTCCCTGGAAGAGGCTGGGTACCTGCCTTTATTATGGCAATGATCCTGGGAGTGGAGTCAGGCTCATATCTCCGGAGTGGGCAGAAGTTTCTGCTAGCCAAATTCTGGTGTAGCTTCCAAGCAGAAAGTGTGGCCCTTTTGTGTGTTAATGTTGAATCCTAAAACATCCTACCCTATTGTACAGTGAAGAATACCCCTTTAAGCTGTAAGACTACCTCCCATATATTTTCATGTTCAGAATTTTGCATCTGCTGGTAATGTGATGTAAAGATCGAAAATATATCGTCCCTGAGTGTATTTGCCAAACTGATGATTTAACCTTTGAATGTACTGCTGTGTCTGTTGGCTaggcacctccccacccacccacctgaaGTAACATATCACTCAGTTAATGTTATCCTTTGGCCAACACTGCAATGCATGGGGAGTCGAATGTTTTGTCAAACTGATGAAAAAAATGCTCTCTGCAAATTGCTGACAGATGTCAGGATCGGAGATTGACAAAGAATTTGTTGTATACAGTCGATTTAAGCTGATTGTAACGAAGTGGCTTTACAGGGTGGAGATTATGCTTGTTCAGAAGACTGCTTCTGTTGAGAATGGTATAAATTTTAGCAAATGTTTGACCCTTGATTTGGTCCCCTTTCTCATTCCTCTTATGAGAAACATCCCACTTTCGTTTAATGGCTCCTCTCGCAGCACAGCCGAGATCAAAAATGTTGTTCCGTGTTTCTGTGACAACGTGGTAGACAATGAGCAGGTtacttgctgcttttttttttaaaaaaaaagcttaattCTATGCTTTCGCGCAATTCTGTTTTCAGATCTGCGGTAAGGAATTTTCTTATATATCTTCATTGAAGACTCATTTGAAGAGACATGTCCCTGACAGACGCAGGTCCAGCTCTGCTGCTGTAAAGTGTAAGCAGCAGAAATTTATATGTACCACATGTGGGAAACTGAGCCGCAGCCTTTATGAGCTTGAGATGCACGAGCTGAAGCATGCTGGGGAGAAACCACATAAATGCATGGTATAGTTGTGTCTTTCTCTTTAAATTATATTTTTGGATAAAGTTATGTCATGGCTAACAAAGCTGATTCAATAACTAAAAAACGGTTGCTAAGGCGTTTGTTTGCAGAGTTTGCTGTGACTCTGGGAGCCAATTGGTCACTGCCAAACATATGATGGATAATGCCACATGGTTATTTTGATCAAATCAGAAAGTGTATTCAGTTAGATGCAAAGGGTTTTGTTAATGAGCTTAGACCAGATGTTGTGACTTTTCTGTTTACAACAGGCAGCCAGAGAATAAATCTGGTGAATATTTTCTAATTCCTTTAGCAGTTGAAATCATTTTGTTGTTGGAACACTGGAAACATGATTCTTTTTTCACAGAAGTGATCTAATCTTCAATTGTTGAAATACTTGCCCAAAAAAATGCTGAGAAACAATGTGAAATGAGGCCCATTGTGATGAGGTGTTCCTGTTTTGTCAACTATGCTTTGTCTGTTCTTTATATGCCACATATCTAATTGCTTTTCATTATTTgaaaatttatattttaaaaaagacaCAGCTTTGAATTTGCATTATGGCATTGCTTTAAGTGGGGCACTATTGGTATACGCATACATGAAATCTGCATTAGCAATCAAATCTCAACATGTAAAGGATTATAGGTGTAAATCTTTGACATGGCAACTTGAGGGAATTTCACCTTCTGCCATTTCATTACCTCATCCCATTTTTAAATATGCCATTGCTGATTCTGCTCCCTGAAATTGTACCTTGAGTCATTCAAGTGTTGTTTTAAGCTTACTGCTGCTTTATGTTTTACCTAATAAGCAGATTCCTGACCAATGCATTCCATCCTAGCCTTGCATATTCTTCCAGATTGCAATACATTTCCACTTTCTGTCTTCAGTCTCTGAAATGTCCATGTTTGATCGTTTTGAGtagtggagtaggctcgaagagctgaatggcctactcctattccttatATTCATTTTGTTACATCAAGAATAAATTTCAGCTTATTCACCACATGCTGCTGTTGTGAAGTCATTTACTACACAAAGGATATATCCCATTGGTGGGAGCATTGTTATCATGTAGTAATAGATCTGAGAAATTTGTTCACCATGAAAGTGAAGCAGAATCATAAAATCAtatagcacagaatgaggccattttgtccatcattcctgtgctggctctttgaaagagctacccaattagtcccactccccttctcttccccttagccctgcaatttttcttttgtttcttcAAGTATAAATCCTATTCTCTTTTGAAGGTTTACTTTTGAATTGCTTCCAACACCCTTTTGGGAAGTGCATTTCTGAAATGTAACAATTTTCTTAAGTTGACTTTTTCAGTCTCACCCAAACCCCAGTGTGGATTGCACCTTTGAAGCACATCCCACTATGAAATATGCTGTGCAATTCTTTATAACTTAGTTTGTGAGTGTTTTATTGTGGTATATTTTATTGCTTATAGCAGACAGCAACAGATTGCAGGCTTTCTAATCATTAA
This sequence is a window from Carcharodon carcharias isolate sCarCar2 chromosome 10, sCarCar2.pri, whole genome shotgun sequence. Protein-coding genes within it:
- the LOC121283287 gene encoding zinc finger and BTB domain-containing protein 11-like isoform X1; amino-acid sequence: MTSAENYRAIVRYLTHRKQPYAAGTAEHTKRAIRKAAACYVFRDGLLFYQRRRRDSGRLDELEVVVEEPRRREIFRRCHISRSGRHYSREITGINVSSGYWWRGILSQISQFVKQCEVCRSGADKICHLSEDLPADLEIGQETVKREEASAARPNQNNLEDHMGAQHIQGNEKHFTNQHSHQAELQRIVKQTSTGHSRVVLDQLNEQRNLNKFCDIALLIEGEEYRAHKSVLAANSKYFQDLFTEKGATASQEAVVELAGFAKPSFLPLLDFCYTSCLTIEMLHLVDIISVAEHLKMEEVISLCKQIQLEMEIKEESCENRSYNSASKGYACTSKQIKLSTSKAANQKAFGKESALISQLFELPIKTGDKCSIVGGNQSHRVDERGSIVNKDQKRFSWRGSDNGVALQAFDDEDYCVAMSDDENAKTNVENQYNHRAQNPEVEVTLGMDCISANDDNFITGSLKRSGVIRPVNQKAHQKRLKRWKHLAIKSLTKMKDGNAASFTCTECGESFQSAWNLQKHVELHGKTKGFKCAICGKEFSYISSLKTHLKRHVPDRRRSSSAAVKCKQQKFICTTCGKLSRSLYELEMHELKHAGEKPHKCMICNKSFAYIHILKLHLKYHQDAKDYRCELCGKEHSNASSLWYHKLAHSDELQYCCILCGKRFKTPSGYNRHKKKHHLSEETFPYNQCDTCGKVFCDCKRTRRAHCEDRPRISRTVEHVCEHCDKIFNQIEDYRKHMTQHTGLKPFQCLTCGLSWADPRSLRHHIREHTGEKPYICSICRDPHIDARSLRLHMKKLHGNAVPKRITLKREPLPLHKYSTRLTHDMFMSPRTDQKQEDDSMKEIKQ
- the LOC121283287 gene encoding zinc finger and BTB domain-containing protein 11-like isoform X2, whose product is MTSAENYRAIVRYLTHRKQPYAAGTAEHTKRAIRKAAACYVFRDGLLFYQRRRRDSGRLDELEVVVEEPRRREIFRRCHISRSGRHYSREITGINVSSGYWWRGILSQISQFVKQCEVCRSGADKICHLSEDLPADLEIGQETVKREEASAARPNQNNLEDHMGAQHIQGNEKHFTNQHSHQAELQRIVKQTSTGHSRVVLDQLNEQRNLNKFCDIALLIEGEEYRAHKSVLAANSKYFQDLFTEKGATASQEAVVELAGFAKPSFLPLLDFCYTSCLTIEMLHLVDIISVAEHLKMEEVISLCKQIQLEMEIKEESCENRSYNSASKGYACTSKQIKLSTSKAANQKAFGKESALISQLFELPIKTGDKCSIVGGNQSHRVDERGSIVNKDQKRFSWRGSDNGVALQAFDDEDYCVAMSDDENAKTNVENQYNHRAQNPEVEVTLGMDCISANDDNFITGSLKRSGVIRPVNQKAHQKRLKRWKHLAIKSLTKMKDGNAASFTCTECGESFQSAWNLQKHVELHGKTKGFKCAICNKSFAYIHILKLHLKYHQDAKDYRCELCGKEHSNASSLWYHKLAHSDELQYCCILCGKRFKTPSGYNRHKKKHHLSEETFPYNQCDTCGKVFCDCKRTRRAHCEDRPRISRTVEHVCEHCDKIFNQIEDYRKHMTQHTGLKPFQCLTCGLSWADPRSLRHHIREHTGEKPYICSICRDPHIDARSLRLHMKKLHGNAVPKRITLKREPLPLHKYSTRLTHDMFMSPRTDQKQEDDSMKEIKQ